One window from the genome of Tachypleus tridentatus isolate NWPU-2018 chromosome 11, ASM421037v1, whole genome shotgun sequence encodes:
- the LOC143232430 gene encoding ADAMTS-like protein 3, producing the protein MNGVQTAHRVIFLDSGQPELGTYVSNSTNTYLQSWTHLNVNQNQIGNKKNDGTMGWSEWSTWGICSRSCDGGVTYQLRQCVTKTGCFGNSIRYSICNMQPCRDRSDFRTTQCKAFNNRPYRGRLYHWIPFHDPEDSCSLTCQASTYLFVAKLAPIVQDGTRCRKGSLDMCVGGKCMPVGCDLKLGSVKKVDECGICGGDGTTCKRTSYEWVETLLTPCSVTCGRGFQMSKPFCKDMKTEEKVSDGFCDYKTRPRPRIRSCITPKCLPKWVVGDWGPCSSRCGNGFKTRNVHCVRTSSNRTNVWVKQSSCLPPKPTTQHSCNNRNCPLWFKGSWSHCSTTCGRGYQQRAVICRSSEGFPTTECDPSTKPESKRTCVNQLPCPLSKQTGYNTA; encoded by the exons ATGAACGgagtacagacagcccatcgt GTCATCTTCTTGGACTCTGGTCAGCCGGAACTTGGTACATATGTTTCCAACAGCACAAATACGTATTTACAGAGTTGGACACATCTGAATGTCAAC cAAAACCAGATTGGGAATAAGAAAAATGATGGTACGATGGGTTGGTCAGAATGGAGCACTTGGGGAATATGTTCGCGGAGTTGTGACGGTGGCGTCACCTACCAGCTCCGTCAGTGCGTAACGAAAACGGGATGCTTCGGAAATTCGATTCGTTATAGCATATGTAATATGCAG CCATGCAGAGACCGTTCTGATTTTCGGACTACACAGTGCAAAGCCTTCAACAACAGGCCTTACCGAGGACGGCTGTATCATTGGATTCCTTTTCACGATCCTGAAGATTCATGCAGCCTTACATGTCAGGCAAGCACCTACCTGTTTGTGGCAAAGTTAGCACCTATAGTTCAAGATGGAACTCGATGTCGTAAAGGATCTCTAGACATGTGTGTAGGTGGGAAGTGCATG CCTGTAGGTTGTGACTTGAAGCTGGGATCAGTGAAGAAAGTCGACGAATGTGGAATATGTGGAGGTGATGGGACAACTTGTAAACGTACTTCTTACGAGTGGGTAGAGACCCTTCTAACCCCCTGTTCTGTCACTTGTGGTAGAG GATTTCAGATGTCTAAGCCTTTCTGCAAAGAtatgaaaacagaagaaaaagttTCTGACGGGTTCTGTGACTATAAGACAAGGCCAAGACCTCGTATAAGATCATGCATTACTCCAAAATGTCTTCCAAA ATGGGTTGTGGGAGACTGGGGACCCTGTAGCAGTCGCTGCGGTAACGGATTTAAAACTCGCAACGTTCACTGTGTTCGAACCAGTTCCAACAGAACAAATGTGTGGGTTAAACAGAGTTCTTGTCTTCCACCAAAACCTACCACTCAACATTCCTGTAACAACAGGAATTGTCCTCTGTGGTTTAAAGGATCCTGGTCGCAC tGTTCAACAACGTGTGGCCGAGGGTATCAACAAAGAGCTGTGATTTGTCGGAGTTCTGAAGGGTTTCCAACCACAGAGTGTGATCCTAGTACGAAACCCGAGTCCAAGCGAACTTGTGTTAACCAGCTTCCCTGTCCTCTGAGTAAACAGACAG gctacaacacagcataa